agaggaaaggagtgAGTCTTTTGTCCCCATGACTTTAAATTTAATGACAGTTCTACAGGTTTTATTCCAGAAGTACAGAGTGTTCACACAGGCTCAAAAAACAGTCAAGtattaaagcttttaaaacaaaagcagagggCCAGAAGGCCATCAGAATACACACCTTTTTCTATCCACATGTAAACACTGTCACAGGAAATCGTctatgcacaaattgtttttcaTACCTGtactttaaagagaaaatttaGCCAAGAATTTTGGATGGCTAATTTCAGTAATCTAATACAAAGAGCTCCCCAGGCAGACAGGTTAGAAAATTCAGCGTGAAACTACAGATATAAGCAAGTATAAGATAACCAAACAGAACATTCTCATCTCTGGGGGATAACTCACCTTCCTCTTCGCTGCATATTTCAACTGCACATTATGGCGAATTTTCTCAAGACGATCTTCTCGCTTTTTCCTCCTAATCTGCTCTTCCTAAAATAAAGGGAGAGTAAAGGAAAGGTGAAATGTATTTAGTCCTAAACTCTGAGTATAATTTCTTTCCTATCCCTTGggtatgtaaaaaaaattaactcagaATAAAAATGGTCAGTACACAGTCCCCTTCTCTTGGAGTGCATGCCTATTACACCTATTACGCACTATACAGTTTCCTATCTTAATGCAATCTGCATGGCAATGTCTCATCCCTCACAACTGAAGCAAAGTCCCACAAAAGGCAAAGACCACCACCGAAGTTTGCCTCAGTCATCACCCAGGGTATCAGCCTATCTGATCCTCACACACTGTCACTTTACCCATCCTCTACATAAAAGCCTGTCAGAACCTTCAGCTTATCCACCATGTCCcgctcttccttcttctgcacAAATGCCGTGACCCAGTCTGGTTCCCCCGCGGTGTCTTTGCTCTTGGGGTGGTCTGGCTCCACTGATGCCAGattcttcttctcctcctcgAGTGCCAGAAGTCgtgcctcctcctgctgctttttctcctcaaaatctCGGAGCCAGGAGAGGGCTCCGCAGATGAGGCTCAGTGATTTTCCCTGCCAAAGAAGCACAGAATGgcagtggttggaagggacctctagagatcatccagtccaactccccgtTAAAGCAGTTTCCCTTTGATCAAGTCACATAGCaacacatccaggtgagtttttaaacctccagagagggagactccacaccctgggtagcctgtgccagggttctaACATCCTtggagtttttccttgtgtttaaacagaactttttgtgttccagcttatgtccattgcccctagtcctgtcactggaaacaACATAAACACTGGCACATAAACATGATGAAACACATCAGTGCCCCTCCACAGTGAAAACCCCTGTGGTGACAGTGCCATAGACAAatagaaaaacacagaagacaaaaggATACAGCCATGGCtagatgaagaaacaaaaaggatagaagatggaaggaaaacaggTGTCTCTAGCCCTTCTCTGGCCTAGGTCTGATAAGTTAAAAACCAATTTGAATATTAGGAACCAATACCTTATATGTAGAGCCTAAAAGAAGAGTTCAGACAAAGGACATTCTTATACTATCACCAGAGACTGCTATGAACCACCAAGGACTCCCAAAGAAGCCCCCTTGGACACTTAAACCGCATGTCTAACTACCACGTAAATATGACAATTAGTTGGAGGAGAAGTAGTGAATATGTACAACTATTCCGGGAAGTTTGGTACGTGTGTATGTAACAGAATAATATAAGCTTTACCACAGGCAGCCTGCGCTGGCTGTGCATGTTAGGAGGCACGATCCCTCACACACCCGGGCCTGAATACAGCAATGCCTGCTGTTCGACTCTTACGTATCGCGTCAAGAAGCTTCTTCCTCACTTCGGTGACAACACTCCCCTCCGAGCAGGACCAGACCCGGTTCCCTTCCCTGGGTACCGCCGTCCTTCCCCACCCTGAGGGGCCTCCGTCCTCCGTCCTCCTCCTCCCGGCTAAGGGCTCACCGTGCCCGTGGGGCTCTCGAAGATCCCGACCTGGCCGGCCTCCAGCGCGCTGTACAGCGCGGCCATGAACTGCTCCTGGATGGAGTAGGGGGTGTAAGGAAAGGGGAATCGGCCTCCCCCGgggcccgccgccgccatccCGCTCTCGATCCGTCAGCCCCGCTTCGAACCGGGCGCCGCCGGCGCTCCGCCTCCTTCCCGTGACGCTGTGGGCCGGGCCGGCGCCCAGCGGAAGGCCGCGCTGCAGCCCGCCCGGCCGCTCGCTTCTGCTCGGCGCCAAGACGTCCCGCTCGGCCCCGGCCTCCCGCGGGACAAGCGTGTGCCCTTCCCTGCTCgccagccccgccgccgctgctTCCCCTCCCTCGCTTCCTGCTCGGGTCGGGGCGGCCTTCGAGAGCTCCTCACCGAACTGGCCCCTCTTCACCGTGTTGCTCCCATCATATACACGGGTAGAAAACGGGGTGATACTGAGCCCAAAAAAAAGGGTTTATTTAGGCTGGAACACATAGACAGTAATGAAACACTGCGATATAGAGCAAGATTATGTAATACGCAGTCACTAGCATAGTGATAAATGCAAATATAGTAATTCCTAAGTCTTTAATGCTGAACTTTATATGTTAATATTTTACAAACAATAGCGAGCTAAAGGACAGTACTGTAAAAAGGACTAAAAATCTGCCAACGGTCTCTGGACTACCAGTAGGAACTCATCATGTACCTCTTCAGATGAGGGCATCTGGGGggaaagaggggtttttttggttaaatCAAGGCCACACGTGCCTATACTTTGTTGATGTCCCGATTTGGAAGGTGTTTCAAACTAGCAAGGACAAATCTGAGGGAAGCTGCCAGACACTAGTAATGGGCAGCATTCCATCTAGAAATGCTTGTGTATTGTGTTTTCTGGGGACAGCCACAAGAGTTTTGTGTTACTCAGCTGACATGTCACTCAGGCTTTGTGTGTGGAGGTAGGAATTTGTTGTCTTACCTAAGAttttaagaagaggaagagaaacagactgAAGTTGTGCTGCAAAATCTTAAAGACTCAAAAGATTTGGAAGCACTTTGTCAAACACTGGGTAGACTTACTACATTCATGAAAAACAAGGGAAGGTAATAAAAAGAGAGTTCCTAAGACTACTACAGTGTCAAACAAGTTTTGAGTCAGAAGCAACCcagaatttttaaatttcatcttCACTTTAGTTGTCATTTTCCAAGCCTGATTCTCCCCATTGTGATTCTCCCACATAGTCACAGTTCTCAATTTACCCAGAAGCCGATGCCCATTCCCCAGGCTCTCAGCACTCTTCCTAAACTACCAGCGCTCAGCCCTCAGGCCTAACTCCCTGCTTCCAGACCTCCGGATAGTTTTTGCATGCAGCTGAGGCTCAGCACCTAGCCTGGACCCCAAAGTTACCGTGTCTCCACTCAGTCTCTTCCTGACGTCGTTCTCACTGCCCAATTTTTCAGGTACCCCCGAACACCGCTTTTGTTTCCCGCTCCAGCCCTATGGCAGAAGTGAACGGGAAGTGAGCATTCTCCTACCTATTGTACATTTGTAAGGTTTCTTGGCCACATGGATTTTCAAATGCACTTTAAGCGTTGAGCTTTTCCGGAAGCTTTTCCCACACTCGCCACACTCATAGGGCTTGGCTCCCGCATGGATCCTCAGATGGGCACcaagggcagagctgtgcctgaACATTTTTCCGCACTCCTCGCACTTGTAGGGTCTCTCTCCGCGATGGATCCTCAGGTGTACGTTGAGAGCCGAGCTCCGCCGGAAGCTGTCCCCGCACTCCACGCAGATGTGGGGCCGTTCCTCGGCGTGCGTGCTCTGGTGCTTGGCCAGAGTGGAGTGGTCACTGCACCTCCGCCCGCACTCGGCACACTGGTAGGGGCTGGGCAGGAGACTGCTGTGGTACACGGGCAAGGCCTTCCCTCCGTGGATCCGGCGGTGAGTGGTAAGCGCTGAGCTCTGGCTAAAGCCCTTCCCACACACAGGGCACTTGTAGGGCTTCTCGCCCGTGTGCGTTCGCATGTGGGTGACCAGCGAGGAGCTCTGCCGGAAGGCTTTCCCGCACTCGGTGCACTCATACGGCTTCTCTCCCGTGTGGATCCTCTGATGCCGAATGATGGCCGAGCTGTCCCGGAAACGCTTCCCGCACTCCTGGCACTTGTGGGGCTTCTCTCCAGTGTGGACTCGCCGGTGTATGATCAAGGAGGAACGGTCACTGAAGCTCTTCTCACACCGGGGGCAGCTGAAGGGTTTCTCAC
Above is a window of Colius striatus isolate bColStr4 chromosome 1, bColStr4.1.hap1, whole genome shotgun sequence DNA encoding:
- the LOC104559532 gene encoding zinc finger protein 502 encodes the protein MWIQQVGEKTYECPECGKSFSRSSYLSQHQRIHLAEKPFSCSECGKSFTRNSDLIKHQRIHTGEKPYQCNECEKTFSQRSNVIRHQRTHTGERHYQCNECGKSFSQNSHLIVHQRSHKGEKPFSCPRCEKSFSDRSSLIIHRRVHTGEKPHKCQECGKRFRDSSAIIRHQRIHTGEKPYECTECGKAFRQSSSLVTHMRTHTGEKPYKCPVCGKGFSQSSALTTHRRIHGGKALPVYHSSLLPSPYQCAECGRRCSDHSTLAKHQSTHAEERPHICVECGDSFRRSSALNVHLRIHRGERPYKCEECGKMFRHSSALGAHLRIHAGAKPYECGECGKSFRKSSTLKVHLKIHVAKKPYKCTIGRRMLTSRSLLP